In one Myxosarcina sp. GI1 genomic region, the following are encoded:
- a CDS encoding type II toxin-antitoxin system Phd/YefM family antitoxin, which produces MKIANIHEAKTQLSKLIESALAGEEIIIAKSGKPLVKLIPYQEEPKPRIPGG; this is translated from the coding sequence ATGAAAATAGCCAACATTCACGAAGCCAAAACTCAACTATCCAAATTAATTGAGTCGGCACTGGCAGGAGAAGAAATTATTATTGCCAAGTCGGGAAAACCTTTAGTAAAACTCATACCTTATCAAGAAGAACCAAAACCAAGAATTCCTGGAGGTTAG
- a CDS encoding type II toxin-antitoxin system VapC family toxin → MQLLLDTHALIWWLSKNSRLSTQAYQEIANPHNIVFVSAASAWEIAIKKYLKKLEAPDDLAEQIEKKKFRQLPITVEQALTVEKLPLHHQDPFDRLLIAQAKTLNLTIVTRDRKFDSYDVDLIKC, encoded by the coding sequence GTGCAACTTCTGTTAGATACTCATGCTCTGATTTGGTGGTTGAGCAAAAATTCCCGACTATCAACACAAGCCTACCAAGAAATTGCCAATCCTCACAATATAGTTTTTGTCTCTGCTGCCTCTGCTTGGGAGATAGCCATCAAAAAATATTTAAAAAAACTAGAAGCACCTGACGATCTTGCAGAACAAATCGAAAAGAAAAAATTTCGGCAACTTCCAATTACTGTCGAACAAGCTCTAACGGTAGAAAAACTACCACTGCATCATCAAGATCCTTTCGATCGCCTACTAATTGCTCAGGCTAAAACGCTCAATTTGACAATTGTTACTCGCGATCGCAAATTCGACTCTTATGATGTCGATCTAATTAAATGTTGA
- a CDS encoding type II toxin-antitoxin system PemK/MazF family toxin, translated as MVNSANFPRQRQVYLSKALKQSGDTKKRPVVVVSIDIRNQYSSTVLVVPFSSNTSDAANPSRVKIDRGEGGLNVDSVAMCDVMTTIEKRYLESDPYGEITLESFARIQRAIQIAIGIF; from the coding sequence ATGGTTAATAGTGCAAATTTTCCTCGCCAGCGTCAGGTTTATTTATCTAAGGCATTAAAACAATCTGGAGATACAAAGAAACGTCCTGTAGTAGTAGTGTCAATAGATATTCGCAATCAATATAGTTCAACTGTCTTAGTCGTTCCTTTTTCTAGCAATACTTCTGATGCAGCTAATCCCAGTCGTGTCAAGATCGATCGTGGTGAAGGAGGGCTGAATGTAGATTCGGTGGCGATGTGTGATGTTATGACTACTATAGAGAAACGTTACCTAGAAAGCGATCCTTATGGAGAAATAACTTTGGAATCATTTGCACGTATTCAAAGAGCAATTCAAATAGCGATCGGCATTTTTTAA
- a CDS encoding DUF6745 domain-containing protein — protein MIEQKLTKNLYSTEEEENPELQALSERLTTMFNDPSVDDEQKLTEGRQAMAYIENISRGIIRPQLFYNSITTSSLAADYCQWDFCFSVLKLPHRQEEWETSKALLKTCGWIFPFKKVCVICDRPTKISLDEKRQLHASGEPAIEFSDGYCVYAYRGALQTEPLNPKLELAEKYQQETNPRLRQAIVESYSVENLDVDWLFMESDFQVREILFQKLGSERIIASLQDSDPFGLLPQALTEDAGSLLWVAFALLQNQEEPRIAKFIRDSSSPTINLKQLRASLMRDSLETIVAWLEQYAPNFVDDFLPGLDEEEISRRLEQLPFKVPREVCELYQWRNGISSERMLFVYHDFLELERAIEQSEMLSKSIPERERDNEPAYLFLLFEFESEYFAVAGGDKVVETAPVYHISDIFEVTLVFNSITTMMLALAESYECGYYRAENLDEFGSVDVDFKQLARIRHKYNPGTVEPMYLEGE, from the coding sequence TTGATAGAACAAAAGCTTACAAAAAATTTATATTCTACAGAAGAGGAAGAAAACCCAGAACTTCAAGCTTTATCAGAGCGTCTCACTACTATGTTTAACGATCCTTCAGTAGATGACGAGCAGAAGCTCACAGAAGGACGGCAAGCTATGGCGTATATAGAAAACATATCTAGAGGAATAATAAGACCTCAGCTATTTTACAATAGTATTACTACGAGCAGTCTAGCCGCAGATTATTGTCAGTGGGATTTTTGTTTTTCGGTACTGAAATTGCCTCATCGCCAAGAAGAATGGGAAACATCTAAAGCTCTACTCAAAACTTGTGGTTGGATTTTTCCTTTTAAAAAAGTTTGCGTAATTTGCGATCGCCCTACCAAAATTTCTTTAGATGAAAAAAGACAACTACACGCCTCTGGAGAACCCGCCATAGAATTTTCAGACGGTTATTGTGTTTATGCCTATCGGGGAGCTTTGCAGACTGAACCGCTAAACCCCAAACTAGAGTTGGCTGAAAAATATCAACAAGAAACAAATCCTCGCCTCAGACAAGCGATCGTTGAGAGTTATTCCGTCGAAAACTTAGATGTGGACTGGCTGTTTATGGAGAGCGATTTTCAAGTTCGAGAAATTCTATTTCAAAAACTAGGTTCAGAGCGAATTATAGCCTCTCTACAGGATTCCGATCCCTTTGGTTTGCTACCACAAGCCTTAACAGAAGATGCAGGTTCGTTGTTATGGGTAGCTTTTGCCTTGCTGCAAAATCAAGAAGAACCCCGTATTGCTAAATTCATTCGCGATTCTTCATCCCCAACCATCAACTTAAAACAGTTGAGAGCTTCTCTGATGAGAGATTCATTAGAAACGATTGTAGCTTGGCTCGAACAATATGCTCCTAACTTCGTTGATGATTTTTTACCTGGTTTAGATGAAGAAGAAATTTCTAGGCGACTCGAACAGCTTCCTTTTAAAGTCCCAAGAGAAGTCTGTGAACTATATCAATGGCGCAATGGTATAAGTTCCGAACGAATGCTTTTTGTTTATCACGATTTTTTAGAACTAGAGCGTGCCATAGAGCAATCAGAAATGTTATCCAAGTCTATACCAGAACGCGAACGAGACAACGAGCCTGCTTATCTTTTCCTATTGTTTGAGTTTGAGAGCGAATATTTTGCGGTAGCTGGTGGAGACAAGGTTGTAGAGACTGCCCCTGTTTACCACATTAGCGATATTTTTGAAGTAACACTTGTCTTTAACAGCATAACTACAATGATGCTAGCTTTAGCGGAGAGCTACGAATGTGGATACTATCGAGCAGAAAATCTAGATGAGTTTGGTTCTGTTGATGTCGATTTTAAGCAATTAGCAAGAATTAGACATAAGTATAATCCAGGGACAGTTGAGCCTATGTATCTTGAGGGAGAATAA
- a CDS encoding PBP1A family penicillin-binding protein: MTSKPPSGNSRSPISKAITKAVRNVRAKVNFEAIELQPGKRVPELRVKDANATEPQVYQLTGDRYTIGRSSRCDISIRNAVVSQTHVTLKRNQKHPRAFIVQDEASTNGIYRGKHRFKSFSLYHGESFTLGPPELAAAVELNYFNPPPLWLYAIRYALYGTSGILGLLILLLGIEWAKVPVYPLPQESTRPIVVYARDGETPINPIAQNTHHELKRLSDFSKYLPQAVIASEDSRYFWHFGVDPIGITRAVFVNLQSSEVRQGASTITQQLARSLFPEVGRQTTAGRKLREMWVALKLETLYSKNQILKTYLNRVYLGVGNYGFEDAAQFYFEKSAADLNLSEAATLVAVLPAPNLYNPIKDYETAVALRNRIIDRMVAMGMVSEEEGERARRSRIEVSPKARETLSNTIAPYFYSYVFDELQALLGSEVANEGNFIVETGLEPEIQREAEEALRYSVNEDGSRLGFSQGAVVTLDSETGEIVALVGGVDYNQSQFNRVVQAQRQPGSTFKIFTYAAALEQGIDPDKEYSCAPVFWKGQRYRGCERSSGDIDMYRGLEQSENAVAIRVAQDVGLERIIDLAKQMGIESNLTASPGLVIGESETNVLEMTGAYTALADNGVWHRPHAINRILDGSDCKDPSDRDTCREIYSIGEDERYSREVIEERTADRLTRMLRRAVKDGTGKAANIDKGEAGKTGTTDNSVDLWFIGYLPRKDLVTGVWLGNDDNSPTNGSSYQAAALWGRYMQAVLDNS, encoded by the coding sequence ATGACTAGCAAACCTCCCTCTGGCAACTCGCGATCGCCAATTAGTAAAGCCATTACCAAAGCCGTACGCAATGTTCGAGCTAAAGTTAACTTTGAGGCGATCGAACTTCAGCCAGGAAAACGAGTACCAGAATTGAGAGTTAAAGATGCTAATGCTACCGAACCACAGGTCTATCAGCTAACGGGCGATCGCTATACTATCGGACGTAGTTCTCGCTGCGATATTAGCATTCGCAATGCTGTCGTCAGTCAAACTCATGTAACTTTAAAAAGAAACCAAAAACACCCCCGCGCTTTTATCGTCCAGGATGAAGCATCTACCAACGGCATCTATCGGGGCAAACACCGTTTTAAATCATTTTCACTCTATCATGGAGAAAGCTTTACATTAGGACCGCCAGAACTGGCTGCTGCCGTCGAGCTAAATTATTTTAATCCACCACCTCTATGGCTGTATGCAATTCGCTACGCACTCTACGGCACTAGCGGTATTTTGGGGTTATTAATTTTATTATTAGGTATTGAATGGGCAAAAGTTCCCGTATATCCCCTACCTCAAGAATCGACACGACCCATAGTAGTTTATGCTCGCGATGGAGAAACTCCCATTAATCCTATCGCTCAAAACACTCACCACGAACTAAAAAGACTATCTGACTTTTCTAAATATCTTCCCCAAGCGGTAATTGCTTCAGAAGATAGCCGCTACTTCTGGCATTTTGGTGTCGATCCCATAGGCATTACTAGAGCAGTTTTTGTCAATCTGCAATCTTCAGAAGTGCGTCAAGGAGCGAGTACCATTACCCAACAATTAGCTCGTAGTTTATTCCCCGAAGTAGGCAGACAAACTACCGCAGGGCGTAAGTTAAGAGAAATGTGGGTGGCTTTAAAGCTAGAAACTCTCTATAGTAAAAACCAAATTCTTAAAACCTATCTCAATCGCGTCTATTTAGGTGTAGGTAACTATGGCTTTGAAGATGCGGCACAATTTTACTTTGAAAAATCTGCTGCCGATCTCAATCTTTCTGAAGCTGCTACCCTAGTAGCGGTGCTTCCCGCACCCAATCTTTACAACCCCATAAAAGACTATGAAACTGCGGTAGCTTTGCGGAATCGCATTATCGATCGCATGGTGGCAATGGGTATGGTTAGTGAAGAAGAAGGAGAGCGAGCCAGGCGATCGCGCATCGAGGTCAGTCCCAAAGCTAGAGAAACTCTATCTAATACTATTGCACCCTATTTTTACAGCTATGTGTTTGACGAACTGCAAGCTTTATTGGGTTCGGAAGTAGCAAATGAAGGAAACTTTATCGTTGAAACAGGTTTAGAACCAGAAATACAGCGAGAAGCAGAAGAAGCACTGCGCTATTCGGTAAATGAAGACGGTTCGCGTTTGGGCTTTTCTCAAGGTGCGGTAGTGACTCTCGACAGCGAAACGGGAGAAATAGTGGCTTTAGTCGGGGGAGTTGACTACAACCAAAGCCAGTTTAATCGGGTGGTACAGGCACAAAGACAGCCAGGTTCGACATTTAAAATTTTCACCTATGCTGCGGCACTAGAACAGGGAATAGATCCAGACAAAGAATATTCTTGCGCTCCCGTATTCTGGAAAGGACAGCGTTATCGAGGTTGCGAACGCAGTAGCGGCGACATCGATATGTATCGCGGTTTGGAACAGTCGGAAAATGCAGTAGCCATTAGAGTAGCTCAGGATGTAGGGTTAGAGCGAATTATCGATTTAGCAAAGCAGATGGGAATTGAATCTAACCTAACGGCTTCTCCTGGTTTGGTTATTGGCGAGAGTGAAACCAACGTTTTAGAGATGACTGGAGCATATACGGCTCTTGCCGACAATGGGGTTTGGCATCGTCCCCATGCAATCAATCGTATTTTAGATGGTAGCGACTGTAAAGATCCGAGCGATCGCGATACCTGCCGTGAAATCTACTCTATAGGTGAAGACGAGCGATATTCTCGCGAAGTTATCGAAGAACGAACCGCAGATAGATTGACTAGAATGCTGCGACGTGCGGTAAAAGACGGTACGGGTAAAGCCGCAAATATTGATAAAGGAGAGGCAGGAAAAACGGGAACTACAGATAACAGCGTCGATCTTTGGTTTATCGGTTATTTACCCCGAAAAGACTTAGTAACGGGTGTTTGGCTCGGTAATGACGATAACTCCCCTACCAACGGCAGTAGTTACCAGGCTGCGGCTCTATGGGGTAGATATATGCAAGCGGTATTGGATAATTCTTAA
- a CDS encoding chlorophyll a/b-binding protein: MTNPTPNTTPHYAEQSERKYGEFATKFQFGSNPSAEIWNGRLAMIGFLAALVVELATGQGFFHWLGIA, encoded by the coding sequence ATGACTAACCCAACTCCTAACACAACACCACACTATGCAGAACAATCAGAACGTAAATACGGCGAATTTGCCACCAAGTTTCAATTTGGTTCTAACCCCAGTGCAGAAATTTGGAACGGTAGACTGGCAATGATTGGTTTTCTTGCCGCTCTTGTCGTCGAGCTAGCTACAGGACAAGGCTTCTTTCATTGGCTAGGCATTGCATAA
- a CDS encoding serine/threonine-protein kinase yields MTRSSALLRDGTILSDRYRIIKQIGRGGFGRTYLAEDTQRYRELCVLKEFAPQVESDRDLEKAEELFEREAGILYKLRHDRIPRFEALLRTRIEDKKALFLVQEYIEGKTYWEILKQQGKLSAAEVTELIIELLPVLEYIHSQNLIHRDISPDNLIRRDVDGKPVLIDFGCVKIAANAVSRSTGRSITLIGKKGYSPEEQMRSGQAFPCSDLYSLAATALVLLTRKQPHELYDPQKGKWHWDKEIELNSSWQKILTKMLAYNPRDRYQSVTKLRNCIETQTETPLDLLISQIRTLVVAPKNISTANITVPLSQVVSQVRYSVSQIASNATNFSRQATRIPSRSELRQIKAWQWGLIVSGVVLIPGLVSFAVIKDKLIQADASLISDSNSSNLALDKREQKRQQEIYQRVLALELEPGVFFKNVDNEFHRQYPELRGIQLSDRSEHKRYRSVWYDIAVNLLERRESERDIQ; encoded by the coding sequence ATGACTCGAAGTTCGGCTTTACTACGAGATGGTACAATTCTCAGCGATCGCTATCGCATTATCAAGCAAATTGGTAGGGGTGGTTTTGGCAGAACATATCTGGCAGAAGATACCCAACGCTATCGTGAATTATGCGTACTAAAAGAATTTGCTCCCCAAGTAGAAAGCGATCGCGATTTAGAAAAAGCCGAAGAACTTTTTGAACGTGAAGCAGGAATACTTTATAAGCTACGCCACGATCGCATTCCCAGATTTGAAGCTTTACTCCGAACCCGCATCGAAGATAAAAAAGCATTATTTTTGGTTCAAGAATATATCGAAGGCAAAACCTACTGGGAGATTTTAAAACAACAGGGAAAACTAAGCGCAGCAGAAGTAACCGAGTTGATTATAGAATTGCTGCCCGTACTCGAATATATTCACTCTCAAAATTTAATCCATCGCGATATTTCTCCCGATAATTTGATTCGACGCGACGTTGATGGGAAGCCCGTTTTAATTGATTTTGGCTGCGTAAAAATAGCTGCTAATGCCGTATCGAGATCTACAGGGAGATCGATTACTTTAATTGGTAAAAAGGGCTATTCGCCAGAAGAACAAATGCGAAGCGGACAGGCTTTTCCCTGTAGCGATCTTTATTCTTTGGCGGCGACAGCTTTAGTTTTATTAACTAGAAAACAACCTCACGAACTTTACGATCCTCAAAAAGGAAAATGGCATTGGGATAAGGAAATAGAACTAAACTCTTCTTGGCAAAAAATTTTAACCAAGATGTTGGCTTACAATCCTCGCGATCGCTATCAGTCTGTTACCAAGCTTCGTAACTGCATAGAAACACAAACGGAAACACCTCTAGATCTTCTTATTTCTCAAATTCGTACTTTAGTGGTAGCACCCAAAAATATTAGTACCGCTAACATTACTGTTCCCCTCAGCCAAGTAGTTTCTCAAGTTCGCTATAGTGTTTCTCAAATTGCATCTAATGCCACTAATTTTTCGCGACAAGCAACTAGAATACCTAGTCGTAGTGAGTTAAGACAGATAAAAGCTTGGCAATGGGGTTTAATTGTTTCAGGAGTAGTATTAATACCTGGGTTAGTTAGTTTTGCCGTAATTAAAGATAAGCTAATTCAGGCAGATGCTTCACTTATTTCTGACTCTAATTCTAGTAATTTAGCTCTTGATAAAAGAGAACAAAAACGCCAACAGGAAATTTATCAGCGAGTTCTAGCTCTGGAGCTAGAACCAGGAGTTTTTTTTAAAAATGTAGACAACGAGTTTCATCGTCAGTATCCCGAACTAAGAGGAATACAGCTAAGCGATCGCTCAGAACACAAGCGATATCGCTCGGTTTGGTACGATATTGCAGTCAATTTATTGGAGCGACGAGAAAGTGAGCGAGACATACAGTAA
- a CDS encoding Na+/H+ antiporter, protein MESSSSPLLSSEVELLLLLLIACLGAVTLKKFKIPYTVGLVVIGLGLGFLSPLVFAADPLGSLTLSPDIILFIFIPPLIFESSIALDNQLLFKTLTPALMLAGLGLLVSAAIVGGLVAWLTPLSFSGALVFGALISATDPVAVIALFKELGVPKRLTMLVEGESMLNDATAIVLFDLVMSAIASGKVGVLTVGEASVDFLVVMLGGILVGVVIAAIIFGYSITQAKHNALIQTTVTIVIAYAAFIFAQRYLKVSGVIAVMSAGLVVGWYLTHRLKPEVRIYLQEFWDYGAFIANSLIFLLVGLTTSSFITRLGTESSTFWFSIGWAIIVVLIARAVAVFGLTPLSNLLQRSEPINWRYQLVTFWGGLRGAVALALALSLDRDFPNRDLIIAMTLGVALFTILIGGTTTGKLISWLKIDEPPMLERLGKAQATILAKREALKLLQKLESMRLFNNEIITEIERDYQQVLDEAETTVSKIWEELKLDPGMARKILWLQVLRIEHQAHIELYDRGLLLENAMHKLELMVDAKRDSVLDGQIPPRMPALWSLETPLEKLIFKQLKHFFGNRKFFGKRHGQLAAVRYEYDAVTAYVSQKIVKQVKQLVAAHAVEEAVARDCISFYQQASKGAFRRVEAMGTSREELASALQKQVATHAARISEGEVIEQLVADGVIPEKALDRIQDLIERENRYL, encoded by the coding sequence ATGGAAAGTTCATCTAGCCCGCTTTTGTCTTCAGAAGTGGAGCTACTGCTATTGTTGCTCATTGCCTGTTTGGGAGCAGTTACCCTTAAAAAATTCAAAATCCCTTATACAGTAGGATTGGTGGTAATTGGTTTGGGTTTGGGATTTCTCAGCCCTTTGGTTTTTGCAGCCGATCCTCTCGGCTCTCTAACTTTATCTCCCGATATTATTCTATTTATTTTCATTCCACCGCTAATTTTTGAATCGTCGATCGCTCTAGATAATCAGCTTTTATTTAAAACCCTGACACCAGCATTAATGTTAGCAGGGTTAGGACTGTTAGTTTCAGCAGCCATCGTTGGTGGTTTGGTTGCCTGGCTGACACCTTTATCTTTTAGCGGAGCTTTAGTTTTTGGAGCTTTGATTTCCGCTACCGATCCAGTGGCAGTAATTGCCCTATTCAAAGAATTGGGCGTTCCCAAGCGTCTGACAATGCTGGTAGAAGGGGAAAGTATGCTCAATGATGCCACAGCAATCGTTCTTTTCGATCTAGTAATGTCGGCGATCGCTTCTGGTAAGGTAGGGGTATTAACAGTAGGAGAAGCCTCAGTTGATTTTTTAGTTGTGATGCTTGGCGGAATTTTGGTTGGTGTAGTTATTGCCGCCATCATTTTTGGTTATTCTATTACCCAAGCCAAACATAACGCCCTGATTCAAACTACAGTAACTATTGTTATTGCCTACGCAGCATTCATTTTTGCCCAACGTTACCTCAAAGTATCGGGAGTAATTGCAGTCATGTCGGCAGGGTTGGTAGTAGGTTGGTATCTAACCCATCGACTAAAACCAGAAGTACGAATTTATTTGCAAGAGTTTTGGGACTATGGAGCTTTTATCGCCAACAGTTTGATTTTTTTATTAGTAGGGCTGACAACCAGCAGTTTTATTACCAGACTCGGAACGGAAAGTTCGACTTTTTGGTTTTCTATTGGCTGGGCAATTATTGTCGTCCTTATTGCCCGTGCGGTAGCGGTTTTTGGTTTGACACCGCTTTCTAACCTGTTGCAAAGATCGGAGCCAATTAACTGGCGCTATCAACTAGTGACTTTTTGGGGAGGGCTACGGGGAGCAGTTGCTTTAGCCTTAGCACTAAGTCTCGATCGCGATTTTCCCAACCGCGATCTAATTATCGCCATGACTTTAGGGGTAGCCCTGTTTACGATCCTGATTGGCGGTACGACTACAGGAAAATTAATTAGCTGGCTCAAAATAGACGAACCGCCTATGTTAGAAAGATTGGGAAAAGCTCAGGCAACTATTTTAGCCAAGCGCGAAGCTCTAAAATTACTGCAAAAGCTAGAATCGATGCGACTGTTTAATAATGAAATCATTACTGAAATAGAAAGGGATTATCAACAGGTTCTAGATGAAGCAGAAACTACCGTTTCCAAGATTTGGGAAGAACTCAAACTAGATCCTGGAATGGCGCGTAAAATTCTTTGGTTACAGGTACTTAGAATCGAGCATCAAGCTCATATCGAATTATACGACCGAGGACTTTTGTTAGAAAATGCCATGCACAAATTAGAACTTATGGTTGATGCTAAAAGGGATAGTGTTTTAGACGGTCAAATTCCACCGCGAATGCCTGCTCTTTGGTCGTTAGAAACTCCTTTAGAAAAGTTAATTTTCAAACAGCTAAAGCATTTCTTTGGCAACCGTAAGTTTTTCGGCAAACGTCACGGACAGCTAGCAGCAGTTCGTTATGAATATGATGCTGTAACTGCTTATGTAAGTCAAAAAATCGTCAAGCAAGTAAAACAATTGGTTGCTGCCCACGCAGTTGAAGAGGCAGTAGCACGAGACTGTATTTCGTTTTACCAGCAAGCAAGTAAAGGAGCATTTAGAAGAGTTGAGGCAATGGGGACGAGCCGAGAAGAATTGGCAAGCGCACTGCAAAAACAGGTAGCTACTCACGCCGCTCGCATTAGTGAAGGAGAAGTGATCGAGCAACTAGTTGCCGACGGCGTTATTCCCGAAAAAGCATTAGATCGCATTCAGGATTTAATCGAACGGGAAAATAGATATTTATAG
- a CDS encoding ribbon-helix-helix domain-containing protein, with protein sequence MTNNSSKQRISITVDSQLLEEIDRLTKNRSAAVEAGLRLWHKQQIEEQLRNFYQNRSQKDIEFEQEWARSTQEQAIAAWDEFSQKPSD encoded by the coding sequence ATGACTAATAATTCCTCAAAACAACGGATATCAATTACCGTAGATTCACAGTTGCTTGAAGAAATCGATCGCCTAACCAAAAATCGTTCTGCTGCTGTAGAAGCAGGTTTGCGGTTGTGGCATAAGCAGCAAATTGAGGAACAGTTAAGAAACTTCTATCAAAATCGTTCCCAGAAAGATATTGAGTTTGAACAAGAGTGGGCGCGATCGACTCAAGAGCAAGCGATCGCCGCTTGGGATGAATTTTCACAGAAACCTTCTGATTAG
- a CDS encoding fatty acyl-AMP ligase, with product MSQKHDSNLVEILQQRAISQPQKTAYIFLKDGENKTIELTYRDLEQSARAIAVRLQQLTTPGARVLLIYPYGEGLKFIAAFFGCLYAGVVAVPYNPPLNRLRVTEMQARLRSTEAEAILTESSLLTKLQDQLVDLKLDLHWLNTDKINLKSSDRLNFPEINSDSLAFLQYTSGSTGEPKGVMVTHRSLMQSQEILKLSFGHSSDLVGVGWLPLFHDMGLIGNVIQPIYVGGSCVMMSPISFVQKPLRWLQAISRYQATTSGAPNFAYDLLCDRANDEQLAKLDLSSWELAFCGAEPVRQKTIERFSRKFAPCGFRETAFYPCYGMAEATLMITGGSKAKLLVVKHLDKAALEQNKVVESDNRQEAGVTTLVSAGYPWLDGKVAIADLQTLTECAPNQIGEIWFSSSSVGKGYWKMPEVTQKTFQARFPNGDRQFLRTGDLGFISDGELYLTGRFKDVLVFWGRNHYPQHLELTVEQCHPALKVNSGAAFAITVAGKERLVIVQEIERSYRKCLPVDAIVEAIRWAIFQQHLIDVYAIALLKPGGLPKTSSGKVQRSACKAKFLDNSLEVMAQWHLPETEASDITSLMQKYTNPMTYVKMLATNARGRLRRYFYLLTNNKQS from the coding sequence ATGTCTCAAAAACACGATTCTAATCTAGTAGAAATCTTACAACAGCGAGCCATTTCCCAACCTCAGAAGACGGCTTATATTTTTCTCAAAGATGGTGAAAACAAAACAATCGAACTGACCTATCGAGACTTAGAGCAAAGTGCCAGAGCGATCGCCGTACGATTACAGCAACTGACTACTCCTGGCGCGAGAGTTTTACTAATCTATCCCTACGGCGAAGGCTTAAAATTTATCGCTGCTTTTTTTGGCTGCCTGTATGCAGGAGTAGTAGCAGTTCCTTATAATCCTCCCCTCAATCGTTTGAGAGTGACGGAGATGCAGGCACGTTTGCGTTCTACTGAAGCCGAGGCAATTTTGACCGAATCTAGTTTGCTAACTAAGCTTCAAGACCAGTTAGTAGATTTAAAACTAGACTTGCATTGGCTCAATACGGATAAAATTAATCTTAAATCAAGCGATCGCCTAAATTTTCCCGAAATAAATTCCGATAGTCTGGCTTTTCTGCAATACACTTCTGGTTCTACGGGAGAACCAAAAGGAGTGATGGTAACACACCGTAGCCTGATGCAAAGTCAAGAAATATTGAAACTGTCGTTCGGACACAGTTCGGATTTAGTTGGTGTTGGTTGGTTGCCTTTATTTCACGATATGGGTTTGATCGGCAATGTCATTCAACCCATCTATGTTGGAGGCTCTTGTGTGATGATGTCTCCTATTAGTTTCGTCCAAAAACCCCTACGTTGGCTACAGGCAATTAGCCGCTATCAGGCTACTACCAGCGGCGCACCCAATTTTGCCTACGATTTATTATGCGATCGTGCCAATGACGAGCAGTTAGCCAAACTAGACCTTAGTAGTTGGGAATTAGCCTTTTGCGGTGCCGAACCTGTGCGACAAAAAACAATAGAGCGATTTAGCCGTAAATTTGCTCCCTGTGGGTTTCGCGAGACGGCTTTTTATCCCTGCTACGGTATGGCAGAAGCAACGTTAATGATTACTGGCGGAAGTAAAGCCAAACTACTAGTAGTTAAACATTTAGACAAGGCAGCTTTAGAACAAAATAAAGTAGTAGAAAGCGATAATCGCCAGGAAGCAGGAGTAACTACCCTCGTTAGTGCTGGTTATCCCTGGCTAGATGGTAAAGTTGCGATCGCCGATCTCCAAACATTGACTGAGTGCGCGCCAAATCAAATCGGGGAAATCTGGTTTTCTAGTTCCAGCGTTGGTAAAGGTTACTGGAAAATGCCAGAAGTAACTCAAAAAACCTTTCAAGCTCGTTTTCCAAATGGCGATCGCCAGTTTTTGCGTACTGGTGACCTGGGTTTTATCTCTGATGGCGAACTTTATCTTACGGGACGATTTAAAGATGTTTTAGTGTTTTGGGGACGCAACCACTATCCACAACATTTAGAACTGACTGTAGAACAGTGTCATCCTGCTTTAAAAGTTAACTCTGGTGCAGCTTTTGCCATTACGGTAGCGGGTAAAGAACGGTTAGTTATCGTTCAGGAAATCGAGCGCAGCTATCGTAAGTGTTTGCCAGTTGATGCCATAGTCGAAGCAATTCGCTGGGCAATTTTTCAACAACATCTTATCGACGTTTATGCGATCGCCTTGCTCAAACCAGGAGGACTACCTAAAACTTCTAGTGGCAAAGTACAACGCAGTGCTTGCAAAGCTAAATTTCTCGATAATAGTCTGGAGGTTATGGCGCAGTGGCATTTGCCAGAAACTGAAGCCAGCGATATTACTTCTTTGATGCAAAAATACACCAATCCCATGACTTATGTAAAAATGCTTGCTACTAATGCTAGAGGCAGGTTGAGAAGATATTTTTATTTATTAACTAATAATAAACAGAGTTAA